The nucleotide window taaagAACATGTGTatcttggtttgctttctgttgttgtgataaacaccatgaccaaaagcaacctggggacgaaagggtttatttggcttttacATCCCAGGTCACAGTCTGTCATTGAGGGGAGCCAGGACAAAAGTTCAAGACATGGAGGGAAGAACTGGAGCAGAGACCATAGAAGAACACTGCTtcttggcttgttcctcatggctagCTCCTCATGGCTAGCTCAGCTTGCTTTTACatataccccaggaccacctgtccagggatgaCACAGCCCCCATTGAGCcaggctctcccacatcaatcataaatCCAGAAACTATCTCAAATTTGCCTagaggcaatctgatggaggcattttcttatttgagattcctcttcccagatgaccttaGCTGtggacaaaaaactaaccaacacactgTATTACCAAAAAAAGTATGTagcttggggggaaaaaaaaatccaacatccaGTTAGCTATAGTTTCCTTAACTGCCAAATGaggtaataatagtaataataataatatatcctCATGGATTTCTTGTTAATACTAAGTGGGAGTAATATATTCCTACAGCTTAGAAATGTATAACCAACAATGAcaatgtattctctctctctctctctctctctctctgtgtgtgtgtgtgtgtgtgtgtgtgtgtgtgtgtgtgtgtgtgtatgcatagtcaggcatgctaggcaggcactgtaCCACTGAGGTGTACCTGTCCTGAGTGTGAGCAATTATGACAGTCATTGTTACTGTCACGTCATTCCTCTTTTGCCTGTCTGCAGCCTGCATATAGAAGAAACGGCCGATAATATCTCTGGCTCTGCTTTGGAATTTTTTCTTTAGTCATTATGCTGCTTCTTCCATAAAGAATGCTTTGAATGCCATACTTTGTACTGTACACCTTTGCGGGGAAAATACTTTCCCATATCTGGTGCATATAAAGCCTTGGAACTGTGTAGGGATATTTTAGTAGCCAAAGTCAGTGACCATTTTCTGGCTTTCTTTTCCTGATCTAGTACGTGCTTGAAGTGGAGACATTGACTGATTTCCTACACATTACTCATACTATCcaagaacaccaaatagaattGCTTGCTTAAGAAACACACCCAAGAATCATTAGGGTAATTTCTGCTTGCTGTCTGTACATTAAAAGCATTGACTATACCCTCCATCTGAGACATCCTGGGCCAGTCATTCTGACCCTTTGGGGAATTCTGTTTTACTTCTCATTAGTATTTAGAATGGCTGCCTTAAAACTCTTAGCTCTAATATTCTGCATCCTGAATGCTCTTAGTTGTCTGTGAAATTGAGTCTGCCTACACACTCTCTTATTCTTGATTTATAAATAGGCTCAGCTGCCAACAATTACACATACTCTATTTTTTGATGTTCCTTAAGGAGGCTTTGGGAGGGTAGGTCGTTTTTACTCTTATAAAGTTATCTGGAAACTATCTCCATTTCCCCACATGGGCATATTTGGAAGGATGGTGACGAGTCTTGGACTCAAAAGCCCAAGAAACAATCTCCAACATGCAGAGTAAATCCAGTATCAAGTTTCCAACAGACCGTCATAGGGACAGGCCTGGAACCAGCTTATGCATGTTAGAGTGTGAGCACCTGCACACTCTGTGTCATACATGGCCACCCATGGTATGCAAACTATTGTTGATGGAAACATTAAGatcacagagaaaagagagactGGTGGGGCCTAGAAAGATGATGGATGTATAGTCACAGATATAACTAAAGACTTAAggttgaaggaaggaaagagcatTGAATGTACCAAGACGCATTAGACCTGCCTGGCCAACTAGAAGGGAGCTTGTGAGGCAAAGCTGCCTAGGTTCACTGGCTGGGAATTTCCGTTCTTGGCCAGCCTAGGACTTGCATGGTAGGTAATACTGAGAACGATATAAAAATTTCAGGCATGGcatgttatttatttcttcacaTAAACCAGCAggcaaatgaattaaaaaacatcCCTTTTACAGATGGAGGCAATGAAACCGAATGAATGAGGAAACTTGTCCGTGGACTACAAAATTGGGCTCCCTGGCTTCACTCTTTGCCAAGGGAGCTAATTAACTCTGACCTGAATTAGCCCCTGGGGCCATCTCTTCAGGTAATGCCCCCGTTTTTTTTCATCCCAAATTCATGGTATTAGTTTGCATTCCCCCCAAACCATAGCCCAGGGCTGTAGGGCGCAGCAGATGGGAAGCGCCAAGAGTTAGGAACTCACAAGTGTTGAGTGTTAGGAGTGTCTCAGACACCAGTCGGGGATTACAGGGTAAAACTAAAGGGAGCACCCGGGCAGTGGTGCGGGGGACGGGGCACGGGGGTGAGTGGGTGAATATTGGACTAGAGGCCTGAATGCATGACTCTATAATTAGGACGTAGGGAATGTGCGAGAAGTTTCCGTGTGTAATTTTACctaaagaaagaaggggaggaaggtaggaaggaaggagagtgagAAAGATAGGCAGACTCTAGCTGTGTCAGATCTCTTTCATGTAGCCTGCGGCACAGTCTCAGGCTGAGGAATCCGGTTGGACCAGTGGGGGGCTCCACCGAGCTTTATCCCCCGTGAGCCGCTGACACCCCACTGGGGAAGGTTTGCCGAAGGACCCTCAAGGACTAGTCTCCGGAGGCTACTTGGGTCTACCTAGGTTGTAAGTCCCAGAGCGGCCTCACCCAGACTGAGCCCTCGCGCCTCCATTTCCTAGACTCGGAGCTCTGGACTCTTTCCCTGGGGCAGTAGATTGCAGGCAGGGTCTGTGGCTATGCGAATTCCTAGAAGCCTTAAGAGGCTGCCTAGTTTTGGAAGTTAGCATCCCCCAAGAGCGCTTAGGCTCCAGCTCATACACTGGTAGGTTACACAAGGCCCAGCTAGGAGCCGGGTGCCAGCAGGGCTAACGCCCCCCTCACCATCCCCGCCCACCCAGGAGCAGAGTCCCACATCCCAGCCCTGCGATCCCCGACTGACCACAGGACACGTGGGACGCGGAGCTGAAGCTGCAGGGGGTGGCGGGGGTCAGTCAATGGCAGGCAGGCCGGGGGGAGCGGGACTGAGCTGTTTCGGGACCTCTGGGATACTCGCCGGCCCGCTCAGCCTGGAGTGGGGACGGTGAGTCAGATCTCCTGCACCCGCGGgtcgggagggggggggggtaggtGGCAGGTCAGGAAATGACATCAGAGGCCTGTGCTGGGGAAGGGTGGTCTATGCCCGGCGGGGGCGGTGGTGAGTGGGGAGGCCACAGGCGGACTTTCGAAGAGCCTGGAGCCCGGGGCAGGACCCGGGCCCCTTCCTGGGGGAGTTTCCTGCCCAGTCCGCCCTCCCCGGcctctccccgccccctctcCGGGCCGCTCCTTGTATGGTCTGGGCGCCGctctctccccgccccctccctcccttcccttgcaCGTCGTCCCTCCCCGCTTGGCTAGAGGCTGCTCCGGACCGGGACGCAGAGTCCGCGGACTCGGCGCCGACGCGGTCACCCGAGACGCGGCGCTCAAGCTCCTGCCCGCGGTGAGGTGCGGGGAGCCGCTCCGCCGCCCCAGGAAGGGGACTCAGGGAGGCGCGGGTGGGGTCACCGAGGGGAGCTTGGACCGAGGGGTGTCAGCCCGGCACGGCGCTGCGTAACCTGACGACCCCACCCCCCTAGCAGCCCGGCCTGGCCATGGCGGCCCCCCGCCCGCCTCCCGCGATCTCCGTCTCCGTCTCGGCCCCGGCGTTTTACGCCCCGCAGAAGAAGTTCGCCCCGGTTGTGGCACCGAAACCCAAAGTGAATCCTTTCCGGCCTGGGGACAGCGAACCTTCTGTGGCAGCTGGGGCCCAGCGAGCACAAATGGGCCGGGTGGGCGAGATCCCCCCGCCGCCCCCGGAAGGTATGTGGCTGTGCTTGGGGGCCCCGATCCCTCTCCAGCGCCAGGTGGGGGTCGGAGGTTTGGGGAATTTGGAGGTGTCTGGAAAGGCTGTTGGGAAGGGGGCTGGGCGCAGCCACCCTGTCCTGAGCAGATGTTCTTACCTCATCTTGGAGCTCCTGGCTGGGAGCCAGGACCCTTGGGACTGTTCCAAGTCTCCCGCCTGGGGGTGGGAGGCGGGAATGTGGGCCAGGAATCTTCCCCTTTGGATCCGTTCTCTGAAGTGTAACGGGAGCTGCATGGTTCCTCAGCCGATCCCCGGCCTTTCTCGACCTGCTTCTCTCAGGGCGTCCTGAGCCCCTGGTTATGGTCCACACACACTCTGGGATGCAGAAAAGAGTTCTTGGATTAGGGGGTTAGAACTGTCGGctaaggagaggaggaaagagggccAGTACTGAtagccttctctctccttcctacctAGACTTTCCTTTGCCCCCTCCTCCCCTTATTGGCGAGGGCGACGACTCCGAGGGTGCCTTCCCACCTCCGCCTCCCCCGATGATCGAGGAACCATTCCCCCCAGCTCCTCTGGAGGAGGAAATCTTCCCCTCTCCACCACCTCccctggaggaagagggagggcctGAGgcccccacccagctcccaccGCAGGTAGGAAGGCCTTGGAGGGCAGTTTTatgtgaggtggggtggggggacacctCCGTTGAGTGGAGAGGAGTCTTTACTCTCCCCCGATGGGATTGGGATGTCAAGGGAAGACTGGGATGGGTGCTCTGACCCCTGACCCTCCAGCCCAGGGAGAAAGTGAGCAGTATTGACCTGGAGATCGACTCTCTGTCCTCACTGCTGGATGACATGACCAAGAATGATCCCTTCAAAGCCCGGGTAAGGGGCAGGCTAGTAGGAAAGGCTGGGGcccagaaggagaggagggaatgtTTGGAGGGGGTGACAGCCTTCTCTAAATGCATTTctccctcttctgtttccctttgtAGGTGTCATCTGGCTATGTACCCCCACCAGTTGCCACTCCGTTTATTCCCAAGCCTAGTACCAAGCCTGTATCTGGGGGCACAGCACCCTTGCCTCCTTGGAAGACCCCTTCTAGCTCCCAGCCACCACCTCAGCCGCAGGCCAAGCCTCAGGTCCAGCTCCATGTCCAGCCTCAGGCCAAGCCCCAGGTCCAGCCCCAGCCTATGTCTTCTACTAACGCACAAGCCCGAGGTCCCCTTTCTCAGGCTCCAACTCCAGCACCCAAGTTTACTCCAGTGGCTCCCAAGTTTACTCCCGTGGCTCCCAAGTTCAGCCCTGGTGCCCCCAGTGGACCTGGGTCACAGCCCAATCAAAAAGCGGCGGTGCCTCTGgaagctccctcttctgtgggCACAGGGTCCCCTCAGCCCCCAAGCTTCACCTATGCTCAGCAGAAAGAGAAGCCCTTGGTGCAAGAGAAGCAGCACCCAGTGCCTCCACCAGCTcagaaccaaaaccaaacccaggtgAGGAAGCCACAGGCTGAGGCCAGGGGCTGGAGTGGGACTACAGATGAAAGGGCAAGTGGGGTAAGGGTGGGGTAGAGGAGGGGAGGAGCCAGAGTGGGTGTGGCAGTGGGGGAAGTGTGGGGTTATCTGGTGGGGCAGAGAGAAAGTTCTTCTGGGGGAAACCTAGTACCAGCTGGGGCCTGGGTCAGCAGGCAGAGAACAGCAGGGGCCTAGAATTAAAAGGATACAGTGTTCTCTTGTATCTCTGCTCCGGAATGTTAAAGGTGAGAATGAGATCACTAGCCCAACCTTACTTTTTCCCCGTTCTTGGGCCTTGACTTAATCCCAAGGCTCCTGGCTTTGCTGAGCACTTTCAGCACCCGAGGGCACAGCTAAAGATAAAAGTGTAGTCAGCACCAGTACACACCTGCTGGGCCAGCCTCAGCTGAGTGCCAGGgactgtgctctgtgctctggaggctggggcagggggcaggagAGATCTCTCAAATAGGTTCAGCCTTCTGAGGTCATGGGTCTGGGGTAGAATTTCTAGCTTGTTTCTCACAAACTGTTAGACCTTAGTCAAGCTGGGTGAACTTTGAGCCCcccttttttctctgtctttgaaaTAACCACCCACCCCAAACAGTGATGGCGAAGAGCAAGTGGGCTTATCTTCTTAGTCTTGCACATAAGTGCTCAGAATAGAAATAGACAGCATAGGTGTCTGTTAGTTCAAGAGAAGAGATCTTGAGTTGAAGGGACCTGGTGGTCATCTGGCCGGTCATTGTAAATGCCTGTGCATACTCAGACATGGTGTAGGAAGAAGCGTTGCCAAGTTCCTACAGCTCAGAATCTGAGTTACAGGGATTTGAAAGTAGGAGCCAACATGGGCACTGGCAAGTTCGGAACAGCTTCATGAGGTGGGTCTGCCTTCAAGTATTTGAGGCCTTGAGAATCGAGAAAGGATCAGGAATAGCACTCAGGTAGAAATAGCCTGTTCAGAATTCAAGGGTATGAACACATGGGGGCTGCTTGGAGGACCGGAAGCACGAGGTTCCTATGGGAAGAGCTTTGAGCTGTACTTGAGATTGGTGGAGGTAGAGGGCAGAAGTACTAGGTAAAGAAATCTCCAACAGGGAGCTTGTGCATACTACAGAATCACTGATGGTTTCTCAGTAGTGTGTGGTTTGTCCAGAGGGACTGCTGGAAGTAATACTTTTGGAAGTTTTCTGTAGTATTTCCAGCCGAGATGCATATGAGAGGTAGAGAGGTCTGTGAAGCAGGCAAGTTCACTCCTGGGCCACAGTGGTATTAGTTGCAGTGAGAACTAAGACCCACGGATGAGAGCTGTTCCAAAGGAAGAACCTCCAGAAGGAGGCGACTGATAAGCAGCTGGGGTAGGAGAACACAAATGCCAGGAGGGCTCAGAGCCTGGGCATGCTGGGGAATGACAGTATGACAGACCAAATAGAGAAGTACAGAAGGGGAAATGgttggacaggaagaggaggggtCCAGCTGTCAGCATGTTGAGCAACAGGCTTCAGGCACACTCTCTTTCAGCTGCATCTGTCACTCAACTACTGTAGGACTGTAATTCAGGGGCAGCCCTCAAGCCAGAGACGTGCACATAGCCATACATACCAC belongs to Peromyscus eremicus chromosome 3, PerEre_H2_v1, whole genome shotgun sequence and includes:
- the Zyx gene encoding zyxin isoform X1, with product MAAPRPPPAISVSVSAPAFYAPQKKFAPVVAPKPKVNPFRPGDSEPSVAAGAQRAQMGRVGEIPPPPPEDFPLPPPPLIGEGDDSEGAFPPPPPPMIEEPFPPAPLEEEIFPSPPPPLEEEGGPEAPTQLPPQPREKVSSIDLEIDSLSSLLDDMTKNDPFKARVSSGYVPPPVATPFIPKPSTKPVSGGTAPLPPWKTPSSSQPPPQPQAKPQVQLHVQPQAKPQVQPQPMSSTNAQARGPLSQAPTPAPKFTPVAPKFTPVAPKFSPGAPSGPGSQPNQKAAVPLEAPSSVGTGSPQPPSFTYAQQKEKPLVQEKQHPVPPPAQNQNQTQVRSPGGPGPLTLKEVEELEQLTQQLMQDMEHPQRQSVSVNESCGRCNQPLPRAQPAVRALGQLFHISCFTCQQCQQQLQGGQFYSLEGTPYCEGCYTETLEKCNTCGQPITDRMLRATGKAYHPQCFTCVVCACPLEGTSFIMDQRNQPHCVSDYHKQYAPRCSVCSEPIMPEPGRDETVRVVALDKNFHMKCYKCEDCGKPLSIEADDNGCFPLDGHVLCRKCHTARAQT
- the Zyx gene encoding zyxin isoform X2, producing MAAPRPPPAISVSVSAPAFYAPQKKFAPVVAPKPKVNPFRPGDSEPSVAAGAQRAQMGRVGEIPPPPPEDFPLPPPPLIGEGDDSEGAFPPPPPPMIEEPFPPAPLEEEIFPSPPPPLEEEGGPEAPTQLPPQVSSGYVPPPVATPFIPKPSTKPVSGGTAPLPPWKTPSSSQPPPQPQAKPQVQLHVQPQAKPQVQPQPMSSTNAQARGPLSQAPTPAPKFTPVAPKFTPVAPKFSPGAPSGPGSQPNQKAAVPLEAPSSVGTGSPQPPSFTYAQQKEKPLVQEKQHPVPPPAQNQNQTQVRSPGGPGPLTLKEVEELEQLTQQLMQDMEHPQRQSVSVNESCGRCNQPLPRAQPAVRALGQLFHISCFTCQQCQQQLQGGQFYSLEGTPYCEGCYTETLEKCNTCGQPITDRMLRATGKAYHPQCFTCVVCACPLEGTSFIMDQRNQPHCVSDYHKQYAPRCSVCSEPIMPEPGRDETVRVVALDKNFHMKCYKCEDCGKPLSIEADDNGCFPLDGHVLCRKCHTARAQT